In Streptomyces sp. SN-593, a single genomic region encodes these proteins:
- the cas1e gene encoding type I-E CRISPR-associated endonuclease Cas1e — protein MTTVGKRPATSPRQLTRVGDRLSFVYLERCRVHRDANAITAEDADGVRHIPSATIGTLLLGPGTRITHQAMAVLGESGAVVVWAGENGVRFYAGGRALTRSSALVEAQAVAWANQRTRLDVARAMYRLRFPDEDPAGCTRRQLLGREGDRVKRCYAQESARTGIPWRGRRFTPGDFGSGDAPNQAVTAAAQCMYGIAQTVVAALGCSPGLGFVHSGHELSFVLDVADFYKTDIGIPVAFEVVAEGPEDIGPRTRRALRDRINTTGLLDRCVRDIQTLLVPVGAALPDDGDHVTLLSDRGDEVAAGRNYGEGETDSAHGGVLVQDLRAQDALVRDGVIW, from the coding sequence ATGACGACCGTCGGCAAACGCCCAGCTACCAGCCCTCGCCAACTCACCCGCGTGGGCGACCGCCTGTCCTTCGTCTACCTCGAACGCTGCCGCGTGCACCGCGACGCCAACGCCATCACTGCCGAGGACGCCGACGGCGTGCGCCACATCCCCTCGGCGACGATCGGCACACTGCTCCTTGGACCCGGTACGCGCATCACCCACCAGGCCATGGCGGTGCTGGGCGAGAGCGGCGCCGTCGTGGTCTGGGCCGGCGAGAACGGCGTACGGTTCTACGCCGGCGGCCGGGCGCTGACCAGGTCCTCCGCCCTGGTCGAGGCACAGGCGGTGGCTTGGGCCAACCAGCGGACCCGGCTGGATGTCGCGCGGGCCATGTACCGGCTGCGCTTTCCCGACGAGGACCCGGCCGGTTGTACGCGGCGTCAACTGCTGGGCCGGGAGGGCGATCGCGTCAAGCGCTGCTACGCGCAGGAGTCGGCCCGTACGGGGATCCCGTGGCGCGGCCGGCGATTCACCCCCGGCGACTTCGGCAGTGGCGACGCACCCAACCAGGCGGTCACCGCTGCCGCCCAGTGCATGTACGGCATCGCCCAGACCGTGGTGGCCGCCCTGGGTTGCAGTCCCGGGCTCGGCTTCGTGCACTCGGGTCACGAACTGTCCTTCGTCCTCGACGTCGCCGACTTCTACAAGACCGACATCGGCATTCCGGTCGCCTTCGAAGTCGTCGCAGAGGGCCCGGAGGACATCGGCCCCCGTACCAGGCGGGCACTGCGTGACCGGATCAACACCACCGGGCTACTCGACCGGTGTGTACGAGACATCCAGACCTTGCTCGTGCCCGTGGGCGCGGCCCTGCCGGACGACGGTGACCACGTCACGCTTCTGTCCGACCGGGGCGACGAGGTGGCTGCCGGCCGCAACTACGGTGAAGGCGAGACGGACTCGGCCCACGGTGGTGTCCTGGTGCAGGACCTTCGGGCGCAGGACGCTTTGGTGCGGGACGGCGTCATCTGGTGA
- the casB gene encoding type I-E CRISPR-associated protein Cse2/CasB, which translates to MTSALPAAPEPAVRQQRLGPVGAAVHQHITTLQRGYLADRSEAVGTLARLRRGIGRPAGETPDLWGLIGTEPLYERYERADLTEEAMGRAEEAAHAAVTLWSLHQQSHHTTRMHRRPGPELGAAVRRLHPGSEIDEPTRKRFVRAGTAATPAVLAGRLRDLVLLLRRDAIPLDYGLLADQLYAWQQTGGPQRVRRSWGRSFLAVRVSAPDGGTGSRAGGGTADEPDTTTPEDDTL; encoded by the coding sequence ATGACCTCCGCCCTTCCCGCTGCTCCCGAACCCGCAGTCCGACAGCAGCGGCTCGGCCCGGTCGGCGCCGCAGTGCACCAGCACATCACCACGTTGCAGCGCGGCTACCTCGCCGATCGCAGCGAAGCCGTCGGCACCTTGGCCCGGCTGCGCCGCGGCATCGGCCGCCCGGCAGGTGAGACGCCCGACCTGTGGGGCCTGATCGGCACCGAACCGCTGTACGAGCGCTACGAACGCGCCGACCTCACCGAGGAGGCGATGGGTCGGGCGGAAGAGGCAGCACACGCCGCCGTCACCCTGTGGTCGCTGCACCAGCAGTCCCACCACACCACTCGGATGCACCGCCGGCCGGGCCCGGAACTCGGTGCGGCGGTACGCCGGTTGCACCCTGGCTCCGAGATCGACGAGCCGACCCGCAAGCGTTTCGTACGTGCCGGCACGGCCGCCACTCCGGCGGTGCTCGCCGGCCGGCTGCGCGACCTCGTCCTGCTGCTGCGGCGCGACGCCATCCCGCTCGACTACGGGCTGCTCGCCGACCAGTTGTACGCCTGGCAGCAAACCGGCGGCCCGCAGCGCGTACGCCGCTCGTGGGGCCGCTCCTTCCTCGCGGTCCGGGTCTCGGCGCCCGACGGCGGTACAGGCAGCCGGGCCGGAGGCGGCACGGCCGACGAACCAGACACGACCACCCCGGAGGACGACACCCTGTGA
- the cas5e gene encoding type I-E CRISPR-associated protein Cas5/CasD, whose protein sequence is MSDRTSVLTLRLAGPLQSWGASSRFARRTTERAPTKSGVVGLLAAAQGRDRAADIADLAALRFAVRLDQPGTRVRDYQTAHHAETGKSMPVSERFYLSDAVFVAAVEGDTDLIGALHAAVRSPVYLPFLGRRSCPPSRPVDLRVHRGGLWRALESEPWQASAWVQRRRSHERRVELEVIADLPTGEGPGDAVRDRPLSFDPHHRRYGLRAVHSRAVTVPNPLGGSPSTSRRDFVPPKHDPMGLLED, encoded by the coding sequence ATGAGCGATCGCACCAGTGTGCTGACGCTGCGTCTCGCAGGGCCACTCCAGTCCTGGGGCGCGTCGTCGCGTTTCGCCCGGCGTACGACGGAACGAGCCCCCACCAAGAGTGGGGTGGTCGGACTGCTCGCCGCCGCCCAGGGCCGTGACCGTGCAGCGGACATCGCCGACCTGGCCGCTCTCCGCTTCGCCGTCCGGCTCGACCAGCCGGGCACGCGGGTGCGGGACTACCAGACCGCTCACCACGCCGAAACGGGTAAGTCCATGCCGGTCTCGGAGCGCTTCTACCTCTCCGACGCGGTGTTCGTCGCCGCCGTCGAAGGTGACACGGACCTGATCGGCGCCCTCCACGCGGCGGTCCGGTCCCCGGTGTATCTCCCGTTCCTCGGTCGCCGCTCGTGCCCGCCGTCCCGACCGGTGGACCTGCGTGTCCACCGGGGCGGTCTCTGGCGGGCCTTGGAGTCGGAGCCCTGGCAGGCGTCCGCCTGGGTGCAGCGCCGCCGCAGTCACGAGCGCCGCGTCGAACTCGAAGTGATCGCCGATCTGCCGACCGGTGAGGGTCCCGGTGACGCCGTGCGGGACCGGCCGCTCAGCTTCGACCCGCACCACCGCCGGTACGGCCTGCGTGCCGTCCACTCACGTGCCGTCACCGTCCCCAATCCGCTGGGTGGTTCGCCGAGCACTTCCCGCCGGGACTTCGTACCGCCGAAGCACGATCCGATGGGACTACTGGAAGACTGA
- the casA gene encoding type I-E CRISPR-associated protein Cse1/CasA: MPLGDRLAGAARTVWAKHDRGTDKWLPLWRHMADSAAVAELLWDHWLPRNVKELVAESLPGGKDDARRLSVWLAGTHDIGKCTPAFACQVDNLADVMSGAGLAMRTRKQFGDERRMAPHGLAGQVLLQEWLEERRGWTRRASAQFAVVAGGHHGVPPDHTQIHNLDAHPELLRTPGPSEAAWQRVQTEFLDACAGAFGVEDRLGDWQRVKLPQPVQVLLTAVVIVSDWIASNPDLFPYFPEEHPRGEAERIAAAWRGLRLPPPWSPTEPREPAEELFAARFDLPPGARIRPVQEQAVTMARAMSDPGMLVIEAPMGEGKTEAALAVAEVFAARSGAGGCYVALPTMATSNAMFPRLLAWLDRLPTAVSPLAASSVADQHSVLLAHAKAALQEDYALLMRDSHRTIAAVDAYAGASAHPNGQERTGRASADLVAHQWLRGRKKGLLASFGVGTIDQLLMTGLKSRHLALRHLAMAGKVVVIDEVHAYDAYMNTYLDRVLSWLGAYRVPVVVLSATLPAGRREELVEAYAGTGAGGVADAAGYPLLTAVVPGQEPVTASPAASGRRTDVVLEPLTDDDAVLSDRLAAELAEGGCALVVRNTVDRVMSTAAVLREKFGTEHVTVAHARFIDVDRARKDAALLRRFGPPGRDGISPHRPKRAHIVVASQVAEQSLDVDFDLLVTDLCPVDLLLQRMGRLHRHPRGEQQSDRPARLRRPRCLVTGVDWQSEPAPEPVRGSCTVYGAYPLLRSLAVLAPHMKPPGRPVRLPEDISALVQRAYGDNEFCPPQWEEVVGPARTAHEEVRAKQQQKAEVFRLDDVRKAGRPLIGWIDAGVGDADDTRVGRAQVRDSRESLEVLVVMRRADGNLCTLPWLDKGRGGLELPIDAVPSSRAARAAAASGLRLPYHFSFPEKLDQALAELEELYVAAWQEKESHWLAGELILALDEECQTRLAGWYLVYDPEEGLLVTREEPSKKKEAVGTDTTTPAFDLTNRPWLPVQFTDGSERELSLLEVFDQARDIRRLVGDLPTQEFALLRLLLAILHDALGDEPERASAPADAEAWEELWLAEDNPFAPAVGYLDRHRGRFDLLHPRQPFFQVAGLRTAKDEIFPLNRLVADVPNGDPFFSMRRPGVDRLGFAEAARWLVHAQAFDPSGIKSGAVGDDRVKAGKGYPLGVAWAGNLGGVLVEGDTLHETLLLNLVAADTAHLRFGASDRPAWRAEQCGPAEADDLARRPYGLRDLYTWQSRRIRLHHDADGVHGVVLAYGDPLEPHNKHGYEPMTRWRRSPAQEKKRGEPLVYLPQEHDPAQMAWRGLKGLLTARDEGAGQRQDAAARLRPRVVEWIARLTTEGFLPRHHLIRTRVVGARYGTQQSVIDEVVDDGVLMSVVLLHQGDDRYGHAAVNAMGDAENAVRTLGELAADLAVASGADPEPRRNAAHDLGFGTLDTQYRRWLRALGAAPDPYEERARWKRQLYRTVLDLGAGLLDDTGLAAWEGRVVDGRGGSRWLNDTAAELRFRTRLNQLLASAGPGDATDSQTARTVPVESPV, translated from the coding sequence ATGCCTCTTGGAGATCGGCTGGCAGGTGCCGCCAGGACTGTGTGGGCGAAGCACGACCGGGGCACTGACAAGTGGCTGCCGCTGTGGCGGCACATGGCCGACAGCGCTGCCGTCGCCGAACTTCTCTGGGACCACTGGCTACCGCGCAATGTGAAGGAACTGGTGGCCGAGTCGTTGCCCGGGGGGAAGGATGACGCGCGTCGGCTCAGCGTGTGGCTCGCGGGGACGCACGACATCGGCAAGTGCACGCCTGCCTTCGCCTGCCAAGTGGACAATCTCGCCGACGTGATGAGCGGCGCCGGCCTCGCGATGCGTACGCGCAAGCAGTTCGGCGATGAGCGACGGATGGCTCCGCACGGTCTGGCCGGGCAGGTGCTGCTGCAGGAGTGGCTGGAGGAGCGGCGCGGGTGGACGCGCAGGGCGTCGGCCCAGTTCGCCGTCGTGGCAGGCGGCCATCACGGGGTGCCCCCGGACCACACCCAGATTCACAACCTGGACGCCCACCCCGAACTACTGCGGACCCCCGGACCGTCCGAGGCCGCGTGGCAGCGGGTGCAGACTGAGTTCCTCGACGCCTGCGCCGGCGCATTCGGGGTGGAGGACCGGCTCGGCGACTGGCAGAGGGTAAAGCTGCCGCAGCCGGTGCAGGTGCTGCTCACCGCTGTCGTCATCGTGTCCGACTGGATCGCCAGCAACCCTGACCTGTTCCCGTACTTCCCTGAAGAGCACCCTCGCGGCGAAGCTGAGCGGATTGCCGCGGCCTGGCGAGGACTCCGGCTGCCGCCGCCATGGTCGCCGACCGAACCGCGTGAGCCGGCGGAGGAGTTGTTCGCTGCCCGGTTCGATCTGCCTCCTGGCGCCCGGATCAGGCCCGTTCAGGAGCAGGCCGTCACGATGGCGCGGGCAATGTCCGACCCCGGGATGCTGGTCATCGAAGCGCCGATGGGGGAGGGGAAGACCGAAGCGGCGCTCGCCGTCGCCGAGGTGTTCGCAGCCCGTTCAGGGGCGGGCGGCTGCTACGTGGCGCTGCCCACGATGGCGACCAGCAATGCGATGTTCCCCCGCCTGTTGGCCTGGCTCGACCGGCTCCCGACCGCCGTCAGCCCTCTCGCAGCATCTTCAGTGGCCGACCAGCACTCCGTACTGCTCGCCCACGCCAAGGCGGCCCTCCAAGAGGACTACGCCCTCTTGATGCGCGACAGCCACCGCACGATCGCTGCGGTGGACGCCTACGCTGGCGCGTCCGCACACCCCAACGGCCAGGAACGGACCGGAAGAGCGTCGGCTGACCTCGTTGCTCACCAGTGGCTACGGGGCCGGAAGAAGGGCCTGCTCGCGTCGTTCGGCGTCGGGACGATCGACCAGCTCCTGATGACCGGCCTCAAGAGCAGGCACCTGGCCCTGCGGCACCTCGCGATGGCGGGCAAGGTCGTCGTCATCGACGAAGTCCACGCCTACGACGCTTACATGAACACCTACCTCGACCGCGTGCTGTCCTGGCTGGGCGCCTACCGCGTGCCGGTGGTGGTCCTGTCCGCGACGCTTCCCGCGGGCAGGCGAGAGGAGCTGGTGGAGGCGTACGCGGGGACGGGGGCTGGGGGAGTAGCCGACGCCGCGGGTTACCCGTTGCTGACTGCCGTCGTCCCCGGCCAGGAGCCCGTGACGGCGTCTCCCGCCGCTTCGGGTCGCCGCACCGACGTGGTGCTGGAGCCGCTGACGGACGACGATGCGGTGCTGTCCGACCGCTTGGCCGCCGAACTGGCCGAGGGTGGCTGCGCGCTGGTGGTGCGCAACACGGTTGATCGCGTGATGAGCACAGCAGCTGTGCTCCGGGAGAAATTCGGTACCGAGCATGTCACCGTCGCGCACGCGCGGTTCATCGATGTCGACCGCGCCCGAAAGGATGCCGCACTCCTGAGGCGCTTCGGACCACCGGGCCGGGACGGTATCTCTCCGCACCGGCCGAAGCGGGCGCACATCGTCGTCGCCAGCCAAGTGGCCGAGCAATCGTTGGACGTGGATTTCGACCTGTTGGTGACCGACCTGTGTCCGGTGGACCTCCTGCTCCAGCGAATGGGCCGCCTCCACCGGCACCCTCGTGGTGAGCAGCAGAGCGACCGCCCGGCCCGACTGCGCAGGCCACGCTGTCTCGTGACCGGCGTCGACTGGCAGTCGGAACCGGCTCCCGAACCCGTACGCGGTTCCTGCACTGTCTACGGCGCCTACCCGCTGTTGCGCTCCCTCGCCGTCCTGGCTCCGCACATGAAACCGCCGGGCCGCCCCGTACGCCTGCCGGAGGACATCAGCGCACTCGTCCAACGTGCCTACGGAGACAACGAGTTCTGCCCGCCGCAGTGGGAGGAGGTCGTCGGGCCGGCCCGTACCGCCCACGAGGAAGTCCGCGCGAAGCAGCAGCAGAAGGCCGAGGTCTTCCGGCTCGACGACGTGCGCAAGGCGGGCAGGCCGCTCATCGGATGGATCGATGCAGGAGTCGGCGACGCGGACGACACGCGCGTCGGTCGGGCGCAGGTGCGCGACAGCCGGGAGAGCCTGGAGGTCCTCGTCGTGATGCGACGAGCCGACGGCAACTTGTGCACATTGCCCTGGCTGGACAAGGGCCGTGGCGGACTCGAACTGCCCATCGACGCCGTACCGTCCTCTCGCGCCGCCAGAGCGGCAGCCGCCAGCGGGCTGCGCCTGCCGTACCACTTCTCCTTCCCCGAGAAACTGGACCAGGCGCTCGCCGAACTGGAGGAGCTGTACGTCGCGGCGTGGCAGGAGAAGGAGAGCCACTGGCTCGCCGGCGAACTGATCCTCGCGCTCGACGAGGAGTGTCAGACCCGACTGGCAGGGTGGTACCTCGTCTACGACCCCGAAGAGGGACTGCTGGTGACCCGTGAGGAGCCGAGCAAGAAAAAGGAGGCGGTGGGGACGGACACCACCACTCCCGCCTTCGACCTGACCAACCGCCCTTGGCTGCCGGTGCAGTTCACCGACGGCTCGGAGCGGGAACTGTCGCTGTTGGAGGTGTTCGACCAAGCTCGCGACATCCGCAGGCTGGTAGGTGACCTGCCCACACAGGAGTTCGCACTGCTGCGCCTGCTGCTGGCCATCCTTCATGACGCGCTGGGCGACGAACCGGAGCGTGCGTCGGCGCCGGCAGACGCCGAGGCGTGGGAGGAGTTGTGGCTGGCGGAGGACAATCCGTTCGCCCCGGCCGTCGGCTACCTCGACCGTCACCGCGGACGCTTCGACCTGCTCCACCCACGGCAACCGTTCTTCCAGGTCGCCGGGTTGCGTACGGCCAAGGACGAGATCTTCCCGCTCAACCGCCTGGTCGCTGACGTGCCCAACGGCGACCCCTTCTTCAGCATGAGAAGGCCGGGAGTCGACCGGCTCGGCTTCGCCGAGGCGGCCCGGTGGCTCGTGCACGCCCAGGCGTTCGACCCATCCGGCATCAAGTCCGGTGCGGTCGGCGACGATCGGGTCAAGGCCGGCAAGGGCTATCCGCTGGGCGTCGCCTGGGCAGGAAACCTGGGCGGCGTCCTGGTCGAGGGGGACACCCTCCACGAGACGCTGCTGCTGAACCTGGTGGCGGCCGATACCGCTCACCTGCGCTTCGGAGCGTCCGACCGACCCGCCTGGCGGGCTGAGCAGTGCGGCCCCGCCGAGGCCGACGATCTGGCCCGGCGCCCCTACGGCCTGCGGGACCTGTACACGTGGCAGTCGCGGCGCATCCGGCTGCACCACGACGCCGACGGTGTGCATGGCGTGGTCCTGGCCTACGGCGACCCGCTCGAACCGCACAACAAGCACGGCTACGAGCCGATGACGCGCTGGCGACGGAGCCCCGCGCAGGAGAAGAAGCGCGGAGAGCCGCTCGTCTACCTCCCCCAGGAGCACGATCCGGCGCAGATGGCCTGGCGCGGGCTCAAGGGGCTGCTCACAGCGCGGGACGAGGGAGCCGGACAGCGGCAGGACGCTGCCGCTCGCCTGCGGCCGCGGGTCGTGGAGTGGATCGCCCGGCTGACCACCGAAGGGTTCCTTCCACGCCACCACCTGATCCGTACCCGCGTCGTCGGCGCGCGATACGGGACGCAGCAGTCGGTGATCGACGAGGTGGTGGACGACGGCGTGTTGATGTCCGTCGTGCTGCTGCACCAAGGCGACGACCGGTACGGGCATGCGGCCGTGAACGCCATGGGCGACGCCGAGAACGCCGTGAGAACTCTCGGTGAACTTGCCGCCGACCTTGCCGTCGCGTCCGGTGCCGACCCCGAGCCGCGCAGGAACGCTGCCCACGATCTCGGCTTCGGCACGCTGGACACCCAGTACCGCCGCTGGCTGCGCGCCTTGGGCGCGGCTCCGGACCCGTACGAGGAACGGGCACGCTGGAAGCGGCAGTTGTACCGGACCGTGCTCGACCTGGGCGCCGGGCTACTGGACGACACCGGTCTCGCCGCGTGGGAAGGCCGCGTCGTGGACGGCCGGGGCGGTTCCCGCTGGTTGAACGACACTGCGGCTGAACTCCGCTTTCGTACCCGCCTCAACCAGCTCCTCGCCAGCGCCGGACCCGGCGATGCCACCGACTCGCAGACCGCCCGAACCGTCCCCGTGGAGTCGCCGGTATGA
- the cas2e gene encoding type I-E CRISPR-associated endoribonuclease Cas2e produces the protein MTIIVLTHCPVGLRGFLTRWLLEISPGVFLGNPSARIRDALWDEVRQYAGNGRALLAYSTNSEQGYTFRTHDHKWHPVDHEGLTLILRPADRQSDRPSPDGSSPSSGWSKASKRRRFGNRAP, from the coding sequence GTGACCATCATCGTCCTCACCCACTGCCCGGTCGGCCTGCGCGGATTCCTCACCCGCTGGCTCCTGGAGATCTCCCCCGGCGTCTTTCTCGGCAATCCCTCCGCCCGAATTCGCGACGCTCTGTGGGACGAGGTCCGCCAGTACGCGGGCAACGGCCGTGCCCTGCTCGCCTATTCCACCAACTCCGAGCAGGGCTACACCTTCCGCACTCACGACCACAAGTGGCATCCCGTCGACCACGAGGGCCTCACCCTCATCCTCCGCCCGGCGGATCGCCAGTCGGATCGTCCCTCTCCGGATGGCTCGTCGCCCTCTAGCGGCTGGAGCAAGGCGTCCAAACGCCGCCGCTTCGGGAATCGCGCGCCGTAG
- the cas6e gene encoding type I-E CRISPR-associated protein Cas6/Cse3/CasE, translating to MFLTRFRINTARIGARRLLTSPQSLHAAVMASFAERPDHQGGGPRVLWRLDHQSRSEVLLYIVSPDRPDLTHLVEQAGWPTTGGWQTKPYAPFLSRLAIDDTWTFRLTANPVHSIRRHAAEPTKRTAHVTPRHQLDWLLKRQTDAGFTVVERSEPRPDGLDGAWHEVVVRNRSDLAFGKRNETDDRSHKVKVTRVTFDGRLRVVDPDALRRTLTAGLGKAKAYGCGLMTLAPAEQTR from the coding sequence ATGTTCCTGACCCGATTCCGTATCAACACCGCGCGCATCGGCGCCCGTCGCCTGCTCACCTCACCTCAGAGCCTCCACGCCGCGGTGATGGCATCCTTCGCGGAAAGGCCGGACCACCAAGGCGGCGGCCCGCGCGTGCTGTGGCGCCTGGATCACCAGTCGCGCAGCGAAGTTCTGCTCTACATCGTCAGTCCCGATCGGCCCGACCTCACCCACCTCGTGGAGCAGGCAGGTTGGCCGACGACGGGCGGCTGGCAGACGAAGCCGTACGCGCCCTTCCTCTCGCGCCTCGCCATCGACGACACCTGGACGTTCCGGCTCACCGCCAACCCTGTGCACAGCATCAGGCGGCACGCCGCCGAGCCGACCAAGCGCACCGCGCACGTCACCCCGCGGCACCAGTTGGACTGGCTGCTCAAGCGGCAGACGGACGCCGGCTTCACTGTCGTGGAGCGCTCCGAGCCCAGGCCGGACGGCCTCGACGGAGCCTGGCACGAGGTGGTCGTCCGCAACCGCAGTGACCTCGCCTTCGGCAAGAGGAACGAGACCGACGACCGCAGCCACAAGGTGAAGGTGACCCGTGTCACTTTCGACGGCCGCCTGCGCGTGGTGGACCCCGATGCGCTGCGCCGCACACTCACCGCCGGACTCGGCAAGGCCAAGGCGTACGGCTGCGGGCTCATGACCCTCGCCCCGGCGGAGCAAACCCGATGA
- the cas7e gene encoding type I-E CRISPR-associated protein Cas7/Cse4/CasC, protein MSRTIIDVHVLQTVPPSNLNRDDTGTPKTAVYGGVRRARVSSQAWKRATRRAFQNLLDPSELGVRTRRVAELLADRITAVEPSLDQAAALVLAAETLHTATGSKIEVPRRKADSAKKKGEPEPPPESSYLMFLSSRQLDGLARLAVEGADDIKVFLKAKENKDKARELADTRHSVDIALFGRMVADSADINVDAAAQVAHAISVHQVENESDYYTAVDDQNERDEESGAGMIGTVDFNSATLYRYAALDVDRLRDNLGVGLRPDEPLHEPVRRAVRAFLHGFVASMPTGKINTFGNHTLPEAVIVTLRSARPISFVAAFEEPVLAPQAVGGHLRGACTQLLAHASDIEKAYDVTDDPSWVLHVGAATEPLAALGTEVSLSGLLDAVGKAVADRLAAPTRSEDAGAVPTQAPAPAAEGESQPA, encoded by the coding sequence GTGAGCCGCACCATCATCGACGTGCACGTGTTGCAGACCGTTCCGCCGAGCAACCTCAACCGCGACGACACCGGGACTCCGAAGACCGCGGTGTACGGCGGCGTGCGCCGGGCTCGGGTCTCCAGCCAGGCATGGAAGAGGGCCACCCGTCGGGCCTTCCAGAACCTGCTGGACCCGTCCGAACTCGGCGTGCGCACCCGCCGGGTGGCCGAACTGCTCGCCGACCGGATCACCGCGGTTGAGCCGTCGCTGGACCAGGCCGCAGCGTTGGTGCTGGCCGCCGAGACGCTCCATACGGCAACGGGTTCGAAGATCGAGGTGCCGCGCAGGAAGGCCGACAGCGCGAAGAAGAAGGGCGAGCCGGAGCCGCCGCCGGAGTCCTCCTACCTGATGTTCCTCAGCTCCCGCCAGCTCGACGGCCTGGCCCGGCTCGCGGTCGAGGGCGCCGACGACATCAAGGTGTTCCTGAAGGCAAAGGAGAACAAGGACAAGGCCCGGGAACTCGCTGACACCCGGCACTCGGTGGACATCGCGCTGTTCGGCCGGATGGTCGCTGACTCCGCCGACATCAATGTGGACGCCGCGGCCCAGGTCGCGCACGCCATCAGCGTCCACCAGGTCGAGAACGAGTCCGACTACTACACGGCCGTCGACGACCAGAACGAGCGGGACGAGGAATCCGGCGCCGGCATGATCGGTACCGTCGATTTCAACTCGGCCACCCTCTACCGCTACGCCGCGCTCGACGTGGACCGGCTGCGGGACAACCTCGGCGTCGGCCTGCGCCCCGACGAGCCGCTGCACGAGCCCGTCCGCAGGGCCGTACGAGCCTTCCTGCACGGCTTCGTGGCCTCGATGCCCACCGGCAAGATCAACACCTTCGGCAACCACACCCTTCCCGAAGCCGTGATCGTCACCCTCCGCTCTGCCCGGCCCATCAGCTTCGTCGCCGCCTTCGAGGAGCCCGTTCTCGCTCCCCAGGCCGTCGGCGGTCACCTGCGCGGCGCCTGCACGCAGCTGCTCGCGCACGCCTCCGACATCGAGAAGGCGTACGACGTCACCGACGACCCGAGCTGGGTGCTTCACGTGGGTGCGGCCACTGAACCGCTGGCGGCGCTCGGGACCGAGGTCAGCCTCAGCGGCCTTCTCGACGCGGTGGGCAAGGCAGTGGCCGACCGGCTGGCGGCGCCCACGCGCTCCGAAGACGCGGGGGCCGTACCGACACAGGCCCCGGCGCCGGCAGCGGAGGGAGAGAGCCAGCCCGCATGA